In Fibrobacter sp. UWB10, a single window of DNA contains:
- a CDS encoding response regulator, with protein MSRNPLNAQRRRLRNRISVVYMLPTLLAAVAMVLIFSHAVRSMLVDSAVANTETALRERVQTEVEAFLKVREEKFLTTVKRVQQVTKEKAVKPVLYKQTQSDEGIVDVYFGTTTGEFVSGRGIKLESDQAEFRTKGWYLEASRKRGLAYTGPTIRKSLNRQVLSLSYPIWDYYQKFRGAVGEDINLHQLRLAMGALAKEEGGITMLVGSENDNLFTYFPYETNRGKVLQDSVEELLELVSDKFSSDTLMDGRILRFEKTNEHHQQLIFMVTPLKQLPFYLVHVSQHNKIAASIDNNSSTVLGIVAILVFALVALAAITSHLLFRRYIQRDLNDSVNSSTLFDTLLWKGDNFTIILTNENFDILHASAHVVDFLNNGDDMKEESLFKFFPSDAFKKFAHRVAMGGQMLASERKTIVRVQNADGEVAWWGMSFQALVEDNGATRFLIMINDETSGIQKDTILDTIMLSGDHSILIIFDKNLHIKYMSRQLAEFLGKEWRSFVGISINELKDMGLPESMIQAMIKSYQNDEVWKDSLMLKPENGTEETWFRGEGCTLKVQETVVGYMLSMIDISEVVAAREIAEQATQAKSEFLANMSHEIRTPMNAIIGMAHLISETNLDNHQRGFVDRIGHAAKSLLGIINNILDFSKIEAKKQDLEITQLVLQDVIGEVAALAEVRIAGRPIELIVDIDPDIPEILMGDPLRLSQIFTNLINNATKFTEKGDITLSVKLLQQANNMVKLYICVKDTGIGMTQEQVSRLFNAFTQADGSTTRKYGGTGLGLVISKSLVELMGGQLQVSSESGVGSQFFFTITLPIAPQAGEEPKWKNEDRFTNKNVLLVDDCANLRTILRHYLNRLHCVVEEASSVDEALDLIQAHEEAGEAPYDLFLVDYSMPILNGFDFVHGLTDNMKSIPKVLMHPIHFDENELNTAKSLGFNSNVSKPLQISTLLSALQEAFGYSLTYKKVEKKEKGKIYFKEAKILLVEDNQMNQELAVSLLNSVGLTAMIANNGKEALDMLKKDAFDMVLMDIQMPIMDGLTATKEIRAREDEYFKKVPILAMSARAFQKDTEECLEAGMNAHIVKPIDPTVLYEEMAKFLPVAAETPHASNGHDSDLSQDDKNFISYFQKVRDFDAESGLYHANNNRNMYLKIMQGFVRDYGGNSFNLRSLIEEFHYEEATRIVHTIKGLCGTIGSTHVQNLAASLEAELEQKQCNFGNYNVFEEKLHALIEDLQIVLADIASEQNATVQKSHDPEAAQKLASAVKALKDAVDTCSSTQCKRILDGIENIAFEPNQEVLLHKLKELLDDYDFNEASEILETLEKTLV; from the coding sequence GTGTCCCGTAACCCGCTGAACGCCCAACGTCGTCGTTTACGTAACCGCATTTCTGTGGTTTATATGCTTCCGACATTGCTTGCGGCAGTGGCGATGGTCCTTATTTTTTCGCATGCGGTGCGTTCCATGCTGGTGGATTCTGCCGTCGCGAATACCGAAACAGCTCTCCGTGAACGCGTGCAGACCGAAGTCGAAGCTTTCTTGAAGGTCCGCGAAGAAAAATTCCTGACAACGGTCAAGCGTGTGCAGCAGGTGACCAAGGAAAAGGCTGTCAAGCCAGTTCTTTATAAGCAGACCCAAAGTGACGAAGGCATTGTCGATGTGTATTTCGGAACGACTACCGGCGAATTTGTTTCGGGCAGAGGAATCAAGCTTGAAAGTGATCAGGCTGAATTCCGTACCAAGGGCTGGTATCTAGAAGCTTCCCGTAAAAGGGGACTTGCCTACACGGGACCGACGATTCGCAAAAGTCTCAATCGTCAGGTGCTTTCGCTTTCTTACCCGATTTGGGACTACTATCAAAAATTCAGGGGCGCTGTCGGCGAAGATATCAACCTTCACCAGTTAAGGCTTGCGATGGGTGCGCTTGCCAAGGAAGAAGGCGGCATTACCATGTTGGTGGGCAGTGAAAACGATAATCTGTTCACGTATTTCCCGTACGAAACGAACCGCGGTAAGGTCTTGCAGGACAGTGTCGAAGAATTGTTGGAACTTGTATCTGACAAATTCAGTTCCGATACGCTGATGGATGGGCGCATTTTACGCTTTGAAAAGACGAATGAACACCACCAACAGTTGATTTTTATGGTGACGCCCTTGAAGCAGTTGCCGTTCTACTTGGTTCATGTAAGTCAGCATAACAAGATTGCTGCTAGTATCGATAATAATTCTTCGACCGTGCTTGGCATTGTGGCGATTTTAGTGTTCGCCTTGGTAGCGCTTGCGGCGATTACCTCGCACTTACTGTTCCGCCGCTATATTCAGCGCGACTTGAATGACAGCGTGAATTCCAGTACACTTTTCGATACGCTTTTGTGGAAAGGCGATAACTTCACGATTATTTTAACGAACGAAAACTTTGATATTCTGCATGCGAGTGCACATGTGGTCGATTTCTTGAACAATGGCGATGACATGAAAGAAGAAAGCCTGTTCAAGTTCTTCCCCTCGGATGCGTTCAAGAAGTTTGCGCATCGCGTGGCCATGGGCGGGCAGATGCTTGCAAGTGAACGTAAGACCATTGTGCGGGTGCAAAATGCTGATGGTGAAGTAGCATGGTGGGGCATGTCGTTCCAGGCGCTTGTCGAAGACAACGGTGCGACGCGATTCCTGATCATGATCAACGATGAAACGAGCGGAATCCAGAAAGATACGATTCTGGATACGATCATGCTTTCGGGCGATCATTCGATCCTGATTATTTTCGACAAGAACCTGCATATTAAATATATGTCACGCCAACTGGCGGAATTCTTGGGCAAGGAATGGCGCTCGTTTGTCGGAATTTCGATTAATGAACTGAAAGACATGGGCCTCCCGGAATCGATGATTCAGGCCATGATCAAGTCTTACCAGAATGACGAAGTCTGGAAAGATTCTTTGATGCTCAAGCCCGAAAACGGCACCGAAGAAACTTGGTTCCGCGGCGAAGGCTGTACCTTGAAGGTGCAAGAGACTGTTGTTGGCTACATGCTTTCGATGATTGATATTTCGGAAGTGGTGGCCGCCCGTGAAATTGCAGAACAGGCAACTCAGGCCAAGAGCGAATTCCTGGCCAACATGAGTCATGAAATCCGCACGCCGATGAATGCCATTATTGGTATGGCTCACCTGATTTCGGAAACGAATTTGGATAACCACCAGCGCGGTTTTGTAGACCGCATTGGACATGCTGCCAAGTCTTTGCTCGGAATTATCAATAATATTCTTGACTTCTCGAAGATTGAAGCGAAAAAGCAGGATTTGGAAATCACGCAGCTTGTGCTGCAAGATGTCATTGGTGAAGTGGCGGCGCTTGCCGAGGTGCGTATCGCTGGCCGCCCGATAGAATTGATTGTCGATATCGACCCGGATATTCCTGAAATCTTGATGGGCGACCCGCTTCGTCTTTCGCAGATTTTTACGAACCTGATTAACAATGCGACCAAGTTTACCGAAAAGGGTGACATTACCCTGAGCGTCAAGCTGTTGCAGCAGGCGAACAACATGGTCAAGCTGTATATCTGTGTCAAGGATACGGGTATTGGCATGACGCAGGAACAGGTGTCGCGCTTGTTCAACGCATTTACGCAGGCAGATGGTTCTACCACGCGCAAGTACGGCGGCACGGGCCTCGGACTTGTGATTTCTAAGTCGCTGGTGGAACTCATGGGTGGTCAACTCCAGGTTTCGAGTGAATCGGGTGTAGGTTCGCAGTTCTTCTTTACGATTACGCTACCGATTGCGCCGCAGGCGGGCGAAGAGCCCAAGTGGAAAAACGAAGACCGCTTTACGAACAAGAATGTGCTTTTGGTGGATGACTGCGCGAACCTGCGTACGATTTTAAGGCATTATTTGAATAGGTTGCACTGTGTGGTTGAAGAGGCTAGCTCTGTAGACGAGGCTTTGGATTTGATTCAGGCGCACGAAGAAGCGGGCGAGGCCCCGTACGATTTATTCCTGGTCGATTACAGCATGCCGATTTTGAACGGATTTGACTTTGTGCATGGCTTGACAGATAACATGAAGTCGATTCCGAAGGTGTTGATGCACCCGATTCATTTCGATGAAAACGAACTGAATACGGCAAAGAGCTTGGGCTTTAACAGCAATGTGTCTAAGCCGCTCCAGATTAGTACGCTCTTGAGTGCACTGCAAGAAGCCTTCGGTTATTCGCTGACTTACAAGAAGGTGGAAAAGAAGGAAAAGGGCAAGATTTACTTTAAGGAAGCGAAAATCCTGCTGGTTGAAGACAACCAGATGAACCAGGAACTGGCCGTGTCGCTCTTGAATAGCGTTGGCCTTACCGCGATGATTGCGAATAACGGTAAAGAAGCGCTCGACATGCTCAAGAAAGACGCCTTCGACATGGTGCTCATGGATATCCAGATGCCGATTATGGATGGCCTTACCGCGACTAAGGAAATCCGTGCCCGCGAAGATGAATACTTTAAGAAGGTGCCGATTTTGGCCATGAGTGCCCGCGCCTTCCAGAAAGATACCGAAGAATGCCTTGAAGCGGGCATGAACGCACACATTGTAAAGCCGATTGATCCGACGGTCTTGTACGAAGAAATGGCGAAGTTCTTGCCAGTGGCCGCCGAAACGCCGCATGCAAGCAACGGGCATGATTCTGACCTGTCGCAAGATGACAAGAATTTCATTTCGTATTTCCAGAAGGTGCGCGACTTTGATGCGGAATCGGGCCTTTACCATGCCAACAATAACCGCAATATGTACCTCAAGATTATGCAGGGATTTGTGCGCGACTATGGCGGAAATTCGTTCAATTTGCGCTCGCTTATCGAAGAATTCCATTACGAAGAAGCAACCCGCATTGTGCATACCATCAAGGGCCTGTGCGGAACAATTGGGTCTACCCATGTGCAGAACTTGGCGGCCTCGCTCGAAGCGGAACTCGAACAGAAACAGTGTAATTTTGGCAATTACAATGTGTTCGAAGAAAAACTGCATGCGCTAATCGAAGACTTGCAGATTGTGCTTGCTGATATTGCCTCGGAACAGAATGCGACGGTACAAAAGTCGCATGACCCTGAAGCCGCTCAAAAGCTCGCTTCTGCGGTCAAGGCGCTAAAGGATGCGGTGGATACCTGCTCTTCGACCCAGTGCAAGCGTATTCTCGATGGCATTGAAAATATTGCGTTTGAGCCGAACCAAGAAGTTCTGCTCCACAAGTTGAAGGAACTGCTGGACGATTACGACTTTAACGAAGCGTCCGAAATTCTGGAAACTCTCGAAAAGACTCTTGTCTAG
- a CDS encoding FISUMP domain-containing protein, with protein MKYFVALLLSAVLFVACGDESSSSAPAPDPSEESSSSVEMTKESSSSAATKNSSSSVDGDKSSSSVKKEDSSSSVVNESSSSATPKSSSSEDVKQSSSSVVASSSSEEEELSSSSYDRTVAFKGILWRAGDYIKFVDPRNSREYYYIQIDGKDTAGKAASIKVMAENLDIGEFVWGFEDQEDDSKIEKYCYKNDTANCNNYGGLYQWAEMMQLPSRCNTESCADLIKPNHQGICPDGWRLLTYNDYYIAVHADNNKDGVKGTRSAYGFGGSNDSGFSLVGAGYNWNHSFTSLQEGTYWHYPEEQSLNGAQMSKASWQDFYSTANPVTKTLKIHGFSVRCVMVE; from the coding sequence GTGAAATATTTTGTTGCATTGTTGCTTTCTGCGGTTTTGTTTGTTGCTTGCGGCGATGAATCTAGCAGTTCTGCGCCTGCTCCGGACCCGAGCGAGGAATCCTCTTCTTCGGTGGAAATGACGAAGGAATCTAGCTCCTCGGCAGCAACCAAGAATTCTTCTAGCTCCGTTGATGGCGACAAGAGCAGTTCTTCAGTCAAAAAAGAAGATTCTAGCAGCAGCGTTGTGAATGAGTCTTCTTCCAGCGCCACGCCGAAGTCGAGCAGCAGCGAAGATGTAAAGCAGTCTTCTTCGAGTGTTGTTGCTTCGAGCAGTAGTGAAGAGGAAGAATTGAGCAGTAGTTCTTATGATCGAACTGTTGCTTTTAAAGGGATTCTTTGGCGTGCAGGTGATTATATCAAGTTTGTTGATCCGCGAAACAGCCGCGAATATTATTACATCCAAATTGATGGTAAGGACACTGCTGGTAAGGCTGCCTCTATCAAGGTGATGGCTGAGAATTTAGATATAGGTGAATTTGTTTGGGGCTTTGAAGATCAAGAAGATGATTCTAAAATTGAAAAGTATTGCTACAAAAATGACACGGCTAATTGCAATAACTACGGTGGTTTATACCAGTGGGCCGAAATGATGCAGTTGCCGAGTCGATGCAACACTGAAAGTTGCGCTGATTTAATCAAACCCAATCACCAGGGAATTTGCCCTGATGGCTGGAGACTGCTGACTTATAACGACTACTATATTGCCGTGCACGCTGATAACAATAAGGATGGAGTAAAGGGAACTCGTTCTGCATACGGCTTTGGCGGTAGTAATGATAGTGGCTTTAGCCTTGTTGGTGCAGGATATAATTGGAACCATAGCTTTACTAGTCTTCAAGAAGGTACGTATTGGCATTATCCAGAAGAACAATCTTTGAATGGGGCTCAGATGTCAAAGGCTTCTTGGCAAGACTTTTATTCGACGGCAAATCCTGTAACGAAAACACTTAAAATCCATGGTTTTTCTGTCCGTTGTGTAATGGTTGAATAA
- a CDS encoding HD domain-containing phosphohydrolase, whose amino-acid sequence MERKRAKILVIDDTKTNIEVLEGILSGEYDVFVALDGKKGLFLTEKVKPDLILLDVMMPEMDGYETLRQMNEKKLVENTPVLFLTAKADSKSEQTGLDLGAVDYITKPFHPNLVQLRIKNQLEFKHQRDHLQELVEEKTLDLRKTLKVMLTSLGALAEYRDPETGAHIKRTQVLVQMLAETLREHPRFKDAIPNNEYIDYYATAAPLHDIGKVGIPDEILRKPARLNAEEWAVMSTHAQKGYDVLVNATHELKDHPLVKICADIILNHHERFDGTGYPNKLKGDDIPVGARLMSVADVYDALVSKRPYKEAFPHEVAVEEILKGRGTQFDPDVVDAFMSLESKLPEIYDHFKENP is encoded by the coding sequence ATGGAACGGAAGCGCGCAAAGATTTTGGTAATTGACGACACGAAGACGAATATCGAAGTGCTCGAAGGAATTTTGTCCGGCGAGTACGACGTTTTTGTGGCCCTGGATGGCAAAAAAGGCCTATTTTTGACCGAAAAAGTCAAACCGGACCTGATTTTGCTTGACGTGATGATGCCAGAAATGGATGGCTACGAAACGCTTCGCCAGATGAACGAAAAAAAACTCGTCGAAAATACGCCCGTACTGTTCCTGACTGCAAAAGCCGATTCCAAGAGTGAGCAGACTGGCCTGGACCTCGGCGCCGTCGATTATATTACCAAGCCGTTCCATCCGAATTTAGTGCAGCTCCGTATCAAGAATCAATTGGAATTTAAGCACCAGCGCGATCATTTGCAAGAACTGGTCGAAGAAAAGACCCTCGATTTGCGTAAAACCCTCAAGGTCATGCTGACAAGTCTCGGTGCGCTGGCCGAATACCGCGACCCCGAAACGGGCGCCCACATTAAGCGTACGCAGGTGCTGGTGCAGATGCTTGCCGAAACCCTTCGCGAACATCCACGTTTTAAAGATGCGATTCCGAATAACGAATATATCGATTATTATGCGACAGCCGCTCCGCTCCACGACATTGGCAAAGTCGGCATTCCCGATGAAATTTTGCGTAAACCGGCCCGCCTGAATGCCGAAGAATGGGCGGTGATGAGTACGCATGCTCAAAAGGGTTACGATGTGCTGGTGAATGCCACGCATGAACTCAAGGACCATCCGTTGGTCAAGATTTGTGCCGATATTATCTTGAATCACCATGAGCGCTTTGATGGAACGGGTTACCCGAACAAGCTCAAGGGTGACGATATCCCCGTAGGGGCGCGCTTGATGTCGGTGGCCGACGTGTACGACGCCTTGGTTTCGAAGCGCCCCTATAAAGAAGCTTTCCCGCACGAAGTGGCTGTCGAAGAAATCTTGAAAGGCAGGGGGACTCAGTTTGACCCTGATGTCGTTGATGCCTTCATGTCGTTAGAATCTAAATTGCCCGAGATTTACGATCATTTTAAGGAAAATCCTTAA
- a CDS encoding glycoside hydrolase family 43 protein, translating to MKQIIPLAIALAGASFAQVDVAPFWRAVDSVSKSFGNSVNDLYTDLSLLDTIKLAGEIFPITWESSDTLFLTNDGHINGRFVGENKEVTLTATILDGLSAKTQDVPFKISIHGYEPYSNYLFAYFPANDNENIYYALSNDGYSFTAMNNGKRVVAADTVSIKKGLRDPHVLRAPDGWFYMVNTDMKSAEGWASNRGMVLMRSRDLINWKHATVHFPDKYKGKNFANVTRVWAPETFWDDTYDNGDGTKGRPLVYFSLLTNDGTISYDKVFYAYSNKDFTDLEGDPQHFFDRGKSTIDMDIVYNPVDKKYHAFYKNEGDGGICKVTAQTLMPKSGATSGSQWSKPSKALQQTTEAVEGAGVFKLINQNSWVLMYDCYMNGHYQFTSSSDLENFKFVQDTKTSGAFTPRHGTILPVTAQETAALMKAFPTPDFEPRVIDIPDSIGVCDGKKVVAPCSGTKIIPYVKVGNDGWNETLDLKVAKGASVTFGPHPWDGKIWSWEGPNGFKSTTRENTLKNVDGDFSGYYTVTYTNETGCKSIAKIRMIVDDPDKPYKEPDTTTTIVSKRLRDYSKSTRLNRNPVYFDLLGNRLKAKPRNAVYIQR from the coding sequence ATGAAGCAAATTATACCGTTGGCAATCGCTTTAGCAGGAGCGTCTTTTGCGCAAGTCGATGTAGCCCCCTTCTGGCGCGCAGTTGACAGCGTAAGCAAGAGTTTTGGCAACTCAGTCAACGACCTGTATACCGACCTCTCCCTCCTCGACACCATAAAACTTGCCGGGGAAATCTTCCCCATCACCTGGGAAAGCAGCGACACACTGTTCCTCACCAACGATGGCCACATTAACGGCAGATTTGTGGGCGAAAACAAGGAAGTGACCCTCACGGCGACTATCCTCGATGGCCTGAGCGCAAAGACACAGGACGTACCTTTCAAAATCTCCATCCATGGGTACGAACCCTACTCCAACTACCTTTTCGCGTATTTCCCGGCCAACGACAACGAGAATATCTACTACGCGCTGAGCAACGACGGCTACAGCTTTACCGCCATGAACAACGGAAAGCGTGTGGTGGCCGCCGACACGGTTAGCATCAAGAAGGGGCTCCGCGACCCGCACGTGCTACGTGCGCCCGACGGCTGGTTCTACATGGTGAATACCGACATGAAGAGTGCCGAGGGCTGGGCAAGCAATCGCGGCATGGTGCTCATGCGCTCCCGCGATCTCATCAACTGGAAGCACGCCACCGTACACTTCCCTGACAAATATAAAGGCAAAAATTTTGCGAACGTGACCCGTGTCTGGGCCCCCGAAACCTTCTGGGACGACACCTACGACAACGGCGACGGAACCAAGGGTCGCCCGCTCGTGTATTTTTCGCTGTTGACCAACGATGGCACCATCAGCTACGACAAGGTTTTCTATGCCTACTCGAACAAGGACTTTACCGACCTGGAAGGCGACCCGCAGCATTTCTTTGACCGCGGCAAATCGACTATCGATATGGATATCGTCTATAACCCGGTCGACAAGAAGTACCATGCCTTTTACAAGAACGAAGGCGACGGCGGAATCTGCAAGGTGACCGCACAGACACTCATGCCCAAGAGCGGAGCTACCTCGGGTTCGCAGTGGAGCAAGCCGAGTAAGGCCCTACAGCAAACGACCGAAGCTGTAGAAGGTGCAGGCGTATTCAAGCTTATCAACCAGAATTCCTGGGTGCTCATGTACGATTGCTACATGAACGGACATTATCAATTTACGAGCAGTTCTGACCTCGAAAACTTCAAGTTCGTACAGGACACCAAGACGAGCGGCGCATTCACGCCCCGCCACGGGACAATCCTCCCGGTTACCGCCCAGGAGACGGCAGCCCTCATGAAGGCCTTCCCCACGCCAGATTTTGAACCGCGAGTGATTGACATTCCCGATTCTATCGGTGTTTGCGATGGCAAGAAGGTCGTAGCTCCGTGCAGCGGCACTAAGATTATCCCCTACGTGAAGGTCGGCAATGACGGCTGGAACGAGACGCTAGACTTGAAGGTTGCCAAGGGCGCGTCAGTCACATTTGGGCCGCACCCATGGGACGGCAAGATTTGGAGCTGGGAAGGTCCGAACGGATTCAAGTCCACCACCCGCGAAAACACGCTCAAGAATGTGGACGGAGACTTTAGCGGTTACTACACCGTGACCTACACCAACGAAACCGGCTGCAAAAGCATCGCCAAAATCAGAATGATCGTAGACGACCCCGACAAGCCCTACAAGGAACCGGACACCACAACGACAATCGTTTCTAAAAGGCTCCGTGACTACAGCAAATCCACGCGTTTGAACCGTAATCCGGTTTACTTTGACTTGCTGGGCAATAGACTCAAGGCCAAGCCAAGAAACGCGGTTTATATCCAACGATAA